In one Pangasianodon hypophthalmus isolate fPanHyp1 chromosome 22, fPanHyp1.pri, whole genome shotgun sequence genomic region, the following are encoded:
- the LOC113532763 gene encoding DNA-binding protein SATB1 isoform X3 produces the protein MMDHLSEACLGKENCELVGGLNDAKGPPAKIARLEQNGSPQGRSRLGSTGAKLSGVAFKPSPHLLKSSHKRGNMLPVFCVVEHYENPIDFDSREEHAEFVLVRKDMLFNQLIEMALLSLGYSHSSAAQAKGMIQVGKWNPVPLSYVTDAPDATVADMLQDVYHVITLKIQLHSHPESLSLFLSLPPSVPPCSCPKLEDLPPEQWTHSTVRNALKELLKDMNQSSLAKECPLSQSMISSIVNSTYYANVSAAKCQEFGRWYKHFKKTKDMMVVRQPSQLEGYLGTCVLHDSPRATAVAEMDGLSELSPPGTNHLSFSQQPIPGSTAEQPPSPVPLAHSGQAPGRAQLPGLHPGLVSSPISPQLVNQQIVMAQILNQQYAVNRLLAQQSLNQQYLNHPPVSRALSKPLDTQVSSNTEVSSEIYQWVRDELKRAGISQAVFARVAFNRTQGLLSEILRKEEDPKTASQSLLVNLRAMQNFLQLPEAERDRIYQEERERSLTAASSMGPAPLISTPPTRPVQSVGVNQMLLSSSDPRISCYSDSPRREECNNIRPEDWNPRIPVGISPASRLPAQVKPLPLASEWNGKQESSVLNISSSIYDEIQQEMKRAKVSQAMFAKVAASKSQGWLCELLRWKEDPSPENRTLWENLSMIRRFLSLSQSERDAIYEQESNGGQQHHTERPTHLLHMPTEPLQPQNHPPPTAQLQPALALPHPSQPLVSQQPQPQQQTGPRLPPRQPSTAAPAEAEDESRQAKGRTGARISLEALGILQSFVQDVGPYPDDEAVHTLSAQLDLPRHTIIKFFQNQRFCVRPKEAASGIALPAASEQDEVGMTDFKEGELLKELDESTQTTSIFTIKIEEHAGAEGQCQAEQEVKE, from the exons ATGATGGACCATCTCAGCGAGGCGTGCCTGGGGAAGGAGAACTGTGAGCTAGTGGGCGGCTTGAACGACGCCAAGGGCCCCCCGGCCAAGATAGCCAGGCTGGAACAGAACGGCAGCCCTCAAGGGCGCTCGCGCCTGGGCAGCACCGGCGCCAAACTCTCCGGAGTGGCCTTCAAACCCTCCCCACACCTGCTCAAGTCCTCACACAAGAGGG GTAACATGCTTCCCGTGTTCTGCGTGGTCGAGCACTATGAGAACCCGATAGACTTCGACAGCAGGGAAGAGCACGCCGAATTCGTGCTGGTCAGAAAGGACATGCTCTTCAACCAGCTGATCGAGATGGCGCTCCTCTCACTGGGCTACTCTCACAGCTCTGCCGCACAGGCTAAAG GTATGATTCAGGTGGGCAAATGGAACCCTGTTCCCCTGTCGTACGTGACCGACGCCCCTGACGCCACCGTTGCCGACATGCTACAGGACGTCTACCACGTCATCACGCTGAAAATCCAGCTGCACAG cCACCCtgaatcactctctctctttctctctctacctccATCTGTCCCTCCATGCAGTTGTCCTAAACTGGAAGACTTGCCTCCCGAGCAGTGGACCCACTCGACGGTGCGAAACGCCCTGAAGGAGTTACTCAAAGACATGAACCAGAGCTCTCTGGCTAAAGAATGTCCCTTATCACAG aGCATGATATCCTCCATCGTGAACAGCACTTACTATGCAAATGTGTCTGCGGCGAAGTGTCAGGAATTTGGACGTTGGTATAAACATTTCAAGAAGACAAAAGATATGATGG TCGTGCGCCAACCCTCCCAGCTGGAGGGCTACCTGGGGACGTGCGTCCTCCACGACAGCCCACGTGCCACCGCAGTAG CCGAAATGGACGGCTTGTCAGAGCTCTCGCCGCCCGGCACCAACCACCTGAGCTTCAGTCAGCAGCCCATCCCGGGCAGCACGGCCGAGCAGCCCCCGTCCCCGGTGCCTCTGGCCCACAGCGGTCAGGCCCCAGGCCGTGCCCAGCTTCCCGGTCTCCACCCCGGCCTGGTGTCCAGCCCCATCAGTCCTCAGCTGGTCAACCAACAGATTGTCATGGCACAGATCCTGAACCAGCAGTACGCTGTGAACCGGCTCCTGGCGCAGCAGTCCCTGAACCAGCAGTACCTGAACCACCCGCCGGTCAGCCGGGCTCTCAGCAAGCCCCTGGATACGCAGGTGTCCTCCAACACAGAAGTCTCCTCCGAGATCTACCAGTGGGTGAGGGACGAGCTGAAGCGAGCCGGGATCTCGCAGGCCGTGTTCGCTCGTGTCGCATTCAACAGGACTCAG GGATTGCTATCGGAGATcctgagaaaagaggaagaccCCAAAACGGCGTCTCAGTCCCTGCTGGTGAACCTGAGGGCCATGCAGAACTTCCTGCAGCTACCTGAGGCCGAGAGAGACCGTATTTAtcaggaggagagggagaggagttTAACGGCGGCATCCTCCATGGGCCCTGCGCCGCTTATTAGCACTCCTCCCACACGCCCTGTCCAG AGTGTAGGAGTGAACCAGATGCTGCTTTCCAGTTCAGATCCCAGAATCAGCTGCTACTCCGACTCG cccaGAAGAGAAGAATGTAACAACATCAGACCAGAAGACTGGAACCCCAGGATTCCAGTTGGGATCTCTCCT GCGTCTCGGCTCCCTGCCCAGGTGAAGCCCCTGCCGCTGGCGTCCGAGTGGAATGGCAAGCAGGAGAGCTCCGTCCTCAACATCAGCTCGTCCATCTATGACGAGATCCAGCAGGAGATGAAGAGGGCCAAAGTGTCACAGGCCATGTTCGCCAAGGTCGCCGCTTCCAAGAGCCAG ggctGGCTGTGTGAGCTGCTGCGCTGGAAGGAGGACCCGTCCCCGGAGAACCGCACGCTGTGGGAGAACCTGTCCATGATCCGGCGCTTTCTGAGTCTCTCGCAGTCGGAGAGAGACGCCATCTACGAGCAGGAGAGCAACGGAGGGCAGCAACACCACACCGAGAGACCCACACACCTGCTGCACATGCCCACCGAGCCGCtgcag CCCCAGAACCACCCTCCACCTACAGCCCAGCTCCAGCCTGCCCTGGCGCTGCCCCACCCGTCGCAGCCGCTCGTTTCCCAGCAGCCTCAGCCTCAGCAGCAAACAGGACCCCGCCTCCCGCCTCGCCAGCCCTCCACCGCCGCACCCGCCGAGGCTGAGGACGAGTCGCGTCAGGCTAAAGGTCGCACCGGCGCTCGTATCTCCTTGGAGGCGCTGGGAATCCTGCAGAGCTTCGTGCAGGACGTAGGGCCGTACCCGGACGACGAGGCTGTGCACACACTCTCGGCCCAGCTCGACCTGCCCCGGCACACAATCATCAAGTTCTTCCAGAACCAGCGCTTCTGCGTGCGGCCCAAGGAGGCGGCATCGGGAATCGCTCTACCCGCTGCCAGCGAGCAGGACGAGGTGGGCATGACGGACTTCAAAGAAGGCGAGCTGCTCAAAGAGCTGGACGAGAGCACTCAGACTACTAGCATCTTCACCATCAAGATCGAGGAGCACGCGGGCGCTGAGGGACAGTGTCAAGCCGAGCAGGAAGTGAAAGAATAA
- the LOC113532763 gene encoding DNA-binding protein SATB1 isoform X4, translating into MMDHLSEACLGKENCELVGGLNDAKGPPAKIARLEQNGSPQGRSRLGSTGAKLSGVAFKPSPHLLKSSHKRGNMLPVFCVVEHYENPIDFDSREEHAEFVLVRKDMLFNQLIEMALLSLGYSHSSAAQAKGMIQVGKWNPVPLSYVTDAPDATVADMLQDVYHVITLKIQLHSCPKLEDLPPEQWTHSTVRNALKELLKDMNQSSLAKECPLSQEREKSKAGEGTTVYSCYNSMISSIVNSTYYANVSAAKCQEFGRWYKHFKKTKDMMVVRQPSQLEGYLGTCVLHDSPRATAVAEMDGLSELSPPGTNHLSFSQQPIPGSTAEQPPSPVPLAHSGQAPGRAQLPGLHPGLVSSPISPQLVNQQIVMAQILNQQYAVNRLLAQQSLNQQYLNHPPVSRALSKPLDTQVSSNTEVSSEIYQWVRDELKRAGISQAVFARVAFNRTQGLLSEILRKEEDPKTASQSLLVNLRAMQNFLQLPEAERDRIYQEERERSLTAASSMGPAPLISTPPTRPVQSVGVNQMLLSSSDPRISCYSDSPRREECNNIRPEDWNPRIPVGISPASRLPAQVKPLPLASEWNGKQESSVLNISSSIYDEIQQEMKRAKVSQAMFAKVAASKSQGWLCELLRWKEDPSPENRTLWENLSMIRRFLSLSQSERDAIYEQESNGGQQHHTERPTHLLHMPTEPLQPQNHPPPTAQLQPALALPHPSQPLVSQQPQPQQQTGPRLPPRQPSTAAPAEAEDESRQAKGRTGARISLEALGILQSFVQDVGPYPDDEAVHTLSAQLDLPRHTIIKFFQNQRFCVRPKEAASGIALPAASEQDEVGMTDFKEGELLKELDESTQTTSIFTIKIEEHAGAEGQCQAEQEVKE; encoded by the exons ATGATGGACCATCTCAGCGAGGCGTGCCTGGGGAAGGAGAACTGTGAGCTAGTGGGCGGCTTGAACGACGCCAAGGGCCCCCCGGCCAAGATAGCCAGGCTGGAACAGAACGGCAGCCCTCAAGGGCGCTCGCGCCTGGGCAGCACCGGCGCCAAACTCTCCGGAGTGGCCTTCAAACCCTCCCCACACCTGCTCAAGTCCTCACACAAGAGGG GTAACATGCTTCCCGTGTTCTGCGTGGTCGAGCACTATGAGAACCCGATAGACTTCGACAGCAGGGAAGAGCACGCCGAATTCGTGCTGGTCAGAAAGGACATGCTCTTCAACCAGCTGATCGAGATGGCGCTCCTCTCACTGGGCTACTCTCACAGCTCTGCCGCACAGGCTAAAG GTATGATTCAGGTGGGCAAATGGAACCCTGTTCCCCTGTCGTACGTGACCGACGCCCCTGACGCCACCGTTGCCGACATGCTACAGGACGTCTACCACGTCATCACGCTGAAAATCCAGCTGCACAG TTGTCCTAAACTGGAAGACTTGCCTCCCGAGCAGTGGACCCACTCGACGGTGCGAAACGCCCTGAAGGAGTTACTCAAAGACATGAACCAGAGCTCTCTGGCTAAAGAATGTCCCTTATCACAG gagagagaaaaaagcaaggctggtgagggaacgactgtttatagctgctataac aGCATGATATCCTCCATCGTGAACAGCACTTACTATGCAAATGTGTCTGCGGCGAAGTGTCAGGAATTTGGACGTTGGTATAAACATTTCAAGAAGACAAAAGATATGATGG TCGTGCGCCAACCCTCCCAGCTGGAGGGCTACCTGGGGACGTGCGTCCTCCACGACAGCCCACGTGCCACCGCAGTAG CCGAAATGGACGGCTTGTCAGAGCTCTCGCCGCCCGGCACCAACCACCTGAGCTTCAGTCAGCAGCCCATCCCGGGCAGCACGGCCGAGCAGCCCCCGTCCCCGGTGCCTCTGGCCCACAGCGGTCAGGCCCCAGGCCGTGCCCAGCTTCCCGGTCTCCACCCCGGCCTGGTGTCCAGCCCCATCAGTCCTCAGCTGGTCAACCAACAGATTGTCATGGCACAGATCCTGAACCAGCAGTACGCTGTGAACCGGCTCCTGGCGCAGCAGTCCCTGAACCAGCAGTACCTGAACCACCCGCCGGTCAGCCGGGCTCTCAGCAAGCCCCTGGATACGCAGGTGTCCTCCAACACAGAAGTCTCCTCCGAGATCTACCAGTGGGTGAGGGACGAGCTGAAGCGAGCCGGGATCTCGCAGGCCGTGTTCGCTCGTGTCGCATTCAACAGGACTCAG GGATTGCTATCGGAGATcctgagaaaagaggaagaccCCAAAACGGCGTCTCAGTCCCTGCTGGTGAACCTGAGGGCCATGCAGAACTTCCTGCAGCTACCTGAGGCCGAGAGAGACCGTATTTAtcaggaggagagggagaggagttTAACGGCGGCATCCTCCATGGGCCCTGCGCCGCTTATTAGCACTCCTCCCACACGCCCTGTCCAG AGTGTAGGAGTGAACCAGATGCTGCTTTCCAGTTCAGATCCCAGAATCAGCTGCTACTCCGACTCG cccaGAAGAGAAGAATGTAACAACATCAGACCAGAAGACTGGAACCCCAGGATTCCAGTTGGGATCTCTCCT GCGTCTCGGCTCCCTGCCCAGGTGAAGCCCCTGCCGCTGGCGTCCGAGTGGAATGGCAAGCAGGAGAGCTCCGTCCTCAACATCAGCTCGTCCATCTATGACGAGATCCAGCAGGAGATGAAGAGGGCCAAAGTGTCACAGGCCATGTTCGCCAAGGTCGCCGCTTCCAAGAGCCAG ggctGGCTGTGTGAGCTGCTGCGCTGGAAGGAGGACCCGTCCCCGGAGAACCGCACGCTGTGGGAGAACCTGTCCATGATCCGGCGCTTTCTGAGTCTCTCGCAGTCGGAGAGAGACGCCATCTACGAGCAGGAGAGCAACGGAGGGCAGCAACACCACACCGAGAGACCCACACACCTGCTGCACATGCCCACCGAGCCGCtgcag CCCCAGAACCACCCTCCACCTACAGCCCAGCTCCAGCCTGCCCTGGCGCTGCCCCACCCGTCGCAGCCGCTCGTTTCCCAGCAGCCTCAGCCTCAGCAGCAAACAGGACCCCGCCTCCCGCCTCGCCAGCCCTCCACCGCCGCACCCGCCGAGGCTGAGGACGAGTCGCGTCAGGCTAAAGGTCGCACCGGCGCTCGTATCTCCTTGGAGGCGCTGGGAATCCTGCAGAGCTTCGTGCAGGACGTAGGGCCGTACCCGGACGACGAGGCTGTGCACACACTCTCGGCCCAGCTCGACCTGCCCCGGCACACAATCATCAAGTTCTTCCAGAACCAGCGCTTCTGCGTGCGGCCCAAGGAGGCGGCATCGGGAATCGCTCTACCCGCTGCCAGCGAGCAGGACGAGGTGGGCATGACGGACTTCAAAGAAGGCGAGCTGCTCAAAGAGCTGGACGAGAGCACTCAGACTACTAGCATCTTCACCATCAAGATCGAGGAGCACGCGGGCGCTGAGGGACAGTGTCAAGCCGAGCAGGAAGTGAAAGAATAA
- the LOC113532763 gene encoding DNA-binding protein SATB1 isoform X11, producing MMDHLSEACLGKENCELVGGLNDAKGPPAKIARLEQNGSPQGRSRLGSTGAKLSGVAFKPSPHLLKSSHKRGNMLPVFCVVEHYENPIDFDSREEHAEFVLVRKDMLFNQLIEMALLSLGYSHSSAAQAKGMIQVGKWNPVPLSYVTDAPDATVADMLQDVYHVITLKIQLHSCPKLEDLPPEQWTHSTVRNALKELLKDMNQSSLAKECPLSQSMISSIVNSTYYANVSAAKCQEFGRWYKHFKKTKDMMAEMDGLSELSPPGTNHLSFSQQPIPGSTAEQPPSPVPLAHSGQAPGRAQLPGLHPGLVSSPISPQLVNQQIVMAQILNQQYAVNRLLAQQSLNQQYLNHPPVSRALSKPLDTQVSSNTEVSSEIYQWVRDELKRAGISQAVFARVAFNRTQGLLSEILRKEEDPKTASQSLLVNLRAMQNFLQLPEAERDRIYQEERERSLTAASSMGPAPLISTPPTRPVQSVGVNQMLLSSSDPRISCYSDSPRREECNNIRPEDWNPRIPVGISPASRLPAQVKPLPLASEWNGKQESSVLNISSSIYDEIQQEMKRAKVSQAMFAKVAASKSQGWLCELLRWKEDPSPENRTLWENLSMIRRFLSLSQSERDAIYEQESNGGQQHHTERPTHLLHMPTEPLQPQNHPPPTAQLQPALALPHPSQPLVSQQPQPQQQTGPRLPPRQPSTAAPAEAEDESRQAKGRTGARISLEALGILQSFVQDVGPYPDDEAVHTLSAQLDLPRHTIIKFFQNQRFCVRPKEAASGIALPAASEQDEVGMTDFKEGELLKELDESTQTTSIFTIKIEEHAGAEGQCQAEQEVKE from the exons ATGATGGACCATCTCAGCGAGGCGTGCCTGGGGAAGGAGAACTGTGAGCTAGTGGGCGGCTTGAACGACGCCAAGGGCCCCCCGGCCAAGATAGCCAGGCTGGAACAGAACGGCAGCCCTCAAGGGCGCTCGCGCCTGGGCAGCACCGGCGCCAAACTCTCCGGAGTGGCCTTCAAACCCTCCCCACACCTGCTCAAGTCCTCACACAAGAGGG GTAACATGCTTCCCGTGTTCTGCGTGGTCGAGCACTATGAGAACCCGATAGACTTCGACAGCAGGGAAGAGCACGCCGAATTCGTGCTGGTCAGAAAGGACATGCTCTTCAACCAGCTGATCGAGATGGCGCTCCTCTCACTGGGCTACTCTCACAGCTCTGCCGCACAGGCTAAAG GTATGATTCAGGTGGGCAAATGGAACCCTGTTCCCCTGTCGTACGTGACCGACGCCCCTGACGCCACCGTTGCCGACATGCTACAGGACGTCTACCACGTCATCACGCTGAAAATCCAGCTGCACAG TTGTCCTAAACTGGAAGACTTGCCTCCCGAGCAGTGGACCCACTCGACGGTGCGAAACGCCCTGAAGGAGTTACTCAAAGACATGAACCAGAGCTCTCTGGCTAAAGAATGTCCCTTATCACAG aGCATGATATCCTCCATCGTGAACAGCACTTACTATGCAAATGTGTCTGCGGCGAAGTGTCAGGAATTTGGACGTTGGTATAAACATTTCAAGAAGACAAAAGATATGATGG CCGAAATGGACGGCTTGTCAGAGCTCTCGCCGCCCGGCACCAACCACCTGAGCTTCAGTCAGCAGCCCATCCCGGGCAGCACGGCCGAGCAGCCCCCGTCCCCGGTGCCTCTGGCCCACAGCGGTCAGGCCCCAGGCCGTGCCCAGCTTCCCGGTCTCCACCCCGGCCTGGTGTCCAGCCCCATCAGTCCTCAGCTGGTCAACCAACAGATTGTCATGGCACAGATCCTGAACCAGCAGTACGCTGTGAACCGGCTCCTGGCGCAGCAGTCCCTGAACCAGCAGTACCTGAACCACCCGCCGGTCAGCCGGGCTCTCAGCAAGCCCCTGGATACGCAGGTGTCCTCCAACACAGAAGTCTCCTCCGAGATCTACCAGTGGGTGAGGGACGAGCTGAAGCGAGCCGGGATCTCGCAGGCCGTGTTCGCTCGTGTCGCATTCAACAGGACTCAG GGATTGCTATCGGAGATcctgagaaaagaggaagaccCCAAAACGGCGTCTCAGTCCCTGCTGGTGAACCTGAGGGCCATGCAGAACTTCCTGCAGCTACCTGAGGCCGAGAGAGACCGTATTTAtcaggaggagagggagaggagttTAACGGCGGCATCCTCCATGGGCCCTGCGCCGCTTATTAGCACTCCTCCCACACGCCCTGTCCAG AGTGTAGGAGTGAACCAGATGCTGCTTTCCAGTTCAGATCCCAGAATCAGCTGCTACTCCGACTCG cccaGAAGAGAAGAATGTAACAACATCAGACCAGAAGACTGGAACCCCAGGATTCCAGTTGGGATCTCTCCT GCGTCTCGGCTCCCTGCCCAGGTGAAGCCCCTGCCGCTGGCGTCCGAGTGGAATGGCAAGCAGGAGAGCTCCGTCCTCAACATCAGCTCGTCCATCTATGACGAGATCCAGCAGGAGATGAAGAGGGCCAAAGTGTCACAGGCCATGTTCGCCAAGGTCGCCGCTTCCAAGAGCCAG ggctGGCTGTGTGAGCTGCTGCGCTGGAAGGAGGACCCGTCCCCGGAGAACCGCACGCTGTGGGAGAACCTGTCCATGATCCGGCGCTTTCTGAGTCTCTCGCAGTCGGAGAGAGACGCCATCTACGAGCAGGAGAGCAACGGAGGGCAGCAACACCACACCGAGAGACCCACACACCTGCTGCACATGCCCACCGAGCCGCtgcag CCCCAGAACCACCCTCCACCTACAGCCCAGCTCCAGCCTGCCCTGGCGCTGCCCCACCCGTCGCAGCCGCTCGTTTCCCAGCAGCCTCAGCCTCAGCAGCAAACAGGACCCCGCCTCCCGCCTCGCCAGCCCTCCACCGCCGCACCCGCCGAGGCTGAGGACGAGTCGCGTCAGGCTAAAGGTCGCACCGGCGCTCGTATCTCCTTGGAGGCGCTGGGAATCCTGCAGAGCTTCGTGCAGGACGTAGGGCCGTACCCGGACGACGAGGCTGTGCACACACTCTCGGCCCAGCTCGACCTGCCCCGGCACACAATCATCAAGTTCTTCCAGAACCAGCGCTTCTGCGTGCGGCCCAAGGAGGCGGCATCGGGAATCGCTCTACCCGCTGCCAGCGAGCAGGACGAGGTGGGCATGACGGACTTCAAAGAAGGCGAGCTGCTCAAAGAGCTGGACGAGAGCACTCAGACTACTAGCATCTTCACCATCAAGATCGAGGAGCACGCGGGCGCTGAGGGACAGTGTCAAGCCGAGCAGGAAGTGAAAGAATAA
- the LOC113532763 gene encoding DNA-binding protein SATB1 isoform X10, whose amino-acid sequence MMDHLSEACLGKENCELVGGLNDAKGPPAKIARLEQNGSPQGRSRLGSTGAKLSGVAFKPSPHLLKSSHKRGNMLPVFCVVEHYENPIDFDSREEHAEFVLVRKDMLFNQLIEMALLSLGYSHSSAAQAKGMIQVGKWNPVPLSYVTDAPDATVADMLQDVYHVITLKIQLHSCPKLEDLPPEQWTHSTVRNALKELLKDMNQSSLAKECPLSQSMISSIVNSTYYANVSAAKCQEFGRWYKHFKKTKDMMVVRQPSQLEGYLGTCVLHDSPRATAVAEMDGLSELSPPGTNHLSFSQQPIPGSTAEQPPSPVPLAHSGQAPGRAQLPGLHPGLVSSPISPQLVNQQIVMAQILNQQYAVNRLLAQQSLNQQYLNHPPVSRALSKPLDTQVSSNTEVSSEIYQWVRDELKRAGISQAVFARVAFNRTQGLLSEILRKEEDPKTASQSLLVNLRAMQNFLQLPEAERDRIYQEERERSLTAASSMGPAPLISTPPTRPVQPRREECNNIRPEDWNPRIPVGISPASRLPAQVKPLPLASEWNGKQESSVLNISSSIYDEIQQEMKRAKVSQAMFAKVAASKSQGWLCELLRWKEDPSPENRTLWENLSMIRRFLSLSQSERDAIYEQESNGGQQHHTERPTHLLHMPTEPLQPQNHPPPTAQLQPALALPHPSQPLVSQQPQPQQQTGPRLPPRQPSTAAPAEAEDESRQAKGRTGARISLEALGILQSFVQDVGPYPDDEAVHTLSAQLDLPRHTIIKFFQNQRFCVRPKEAASGIALPAASEQDEVGMTDFKEGELLKELDESTQTTSIFTIKIEEHAGAEGQCQAEQEVKE is encoded by the exons ATGATGGACCATCTCAGCGAGGCGTGCCTGGGGAAGGAGAACTGTGAGCTAGTGGGCGGCTTGAACGACGCCAAGGGCCCCCCGGCCAAGATAGCCAGGCTGGAACAGAACGGCAGCCCTCAAGGGCGCTCGCGCCTGGGCAGCACCGGCGCCAAACTCTCCGGAGTGGCCTTCAAACCCTCCCCACACCTGCTCAAGTCCTCACACAAGAGGG GTAACATGCTTCCCGTGTTCTGCGTGGTCGAGCACTATGAGAACCCGATAGACTTCGACAGCAGGGAAGAGCACGCCGAATTCGTGCTGGTCAGAAAGGACATGCTCTTCAACCAGCTGATCGAGATGGCGCTCCTCTCACTGGGCTACTCTCACAGCTCTGCCGCACAGGCTAAAG GTATGATTCAGGTGGGCAAATGGAACCCTGTTCCCCTGTCGTACGTGACCGACGCCCCTGACGCCACCGTTGCCGACATGCTACAGGACGTCTACCACGTCATCACGCTGAAAATCCAGCTGCACAG TTGTCCTAAACTGGAAGACTTGCCTCCCGAGCAGTGGACCCACTCGACGGTGCGAAACGCCCTGAAGGAGTTACTCAAAGACATGAACCAGAGCTCTCTGGCTAAAGAATGTCCCTTATCACAG aGCATGATATCCTCCATCGTGAACAGCACTTACTATGCAAATGTGTCTGCGGCGAAGTGTCAGGAATTTGGACGTTGGTATAAACATTTCAAGAAGACAAAAGATATGATGG TCGTGCGCCAACCCTCCCAGCTGGAGGGCTACCTGGGGACGTGCGTCCTCCACGACAGCCCACGTGCCACCGCAGTAG CCGAAATGGACGGCTTGTCAGAGCTCTCGCCGCCCGGCACCAACCACCTGAGCTTCAGTCAGCAGCCCATCCCGGGCAGCACGGCCGAGCAGCCCCCGTCCCCGGTGCCTCTGGCCCACAGCGGTCAGGCCCCAGGCCGTGCCCAGCTTCCCGGTCTCCACCCCGGCCTGGTGTCCAGCCCCATCAGTCCTCAGCTGGTCAACCAACAGATTGTCATGGCACAGATCCTGAACCAGCAGTACGCTGTGAACCGGCTCCTGGCGCAGCAGTCCCTGAACCAGCAGTACCTGAACCACCCGCCGGTCAGCCGGGCTCTCAGCAAGCCCCTGGATACGCAGGTGTCCTCCAACACAGAAGTCTCCTCCGAGATCTACCAGTGGGTGAGGGACGAGCTGAAGCGAGCCGGGATCTCGCAGGCCGTGTTCGCTCGTGTCGCATTCAACAGGACTCAG GGATTGCTATCGGAGATcctgagaaaagaggaagaccCCAAAACGGCGTCTCAGTCCCTGCTGGTGAACCTGAGGGCCATGCAGAACTTCCTGCAGCTACCTGAGGCCGAGAGAGACCGTATTTAtcaggaggagagggagaggagttTAACGGCGGCATCCTCCATGGGCCCTGCGCCGCTTATTAGCACTCCTCCCACACGCCCTGTCCAG cccaGAAGAGAAGAATGTAACAACATCAGACCAGAAGACTGGAACCCCAGGATTCCAGTTGGGATCTCTCCT GCGTCTCGGCTCCCTGCCCAGGTGAAGCCCCTGCCGCTGGCGTCCGAGTGGAATGGCAAGCAGGAGAGCTCCGTCCTCAACATCAGCTCGTCCATCTATGACGAGATCCAGCAGGAGATGAAGAGGGCCAAAGTGTCACAGGCCATGTTCGCCAAGGTCGCCGCTTCCAAGAGCCAG ggctGGCTGTGTGAGCTGCTGCGCTGGAAGGAGGACCCGTCCCCGGAGAACCGCACGCTGTGGGAGAACCTGTCCATGATCCGGCGCTTTCTGAGTCTCTCGCAGTCGGAGAGAGACGCCATCTACGAGCAGGAGAGCAACGGAGGGCAGCAACACCACACCGAGAGACCCACACACCTGCTGCACATGCCCACCGAGCCGCtgcag CCCCAGAACCACCCTCCACCTACAGCCCAGCTCCAGCCTGCCCTGGCGCTGCCCCACCCGTCGCAGCCGCTCGTTTCCCAGCAGCCTCAGCCTCAGCAGCAAACAGGACCCCGCCTCCCGCCTCGCCAGCCCTCCACCGCCGCACCCGCCGAGGCTGAGGACGAGTCGCGTCAGGCTAAAGGTCGCACCGGCGCTCGTATCTCCTTGGAGGCGCTGGGAATCCTGCAGAGCTTCGTGCAGGACGTAGGGCCGTACCCGGACGACGAGGCTGTGCACACACTCTCGGCCCAGCTCGACCTGCCCCGGCACACAATCATCAAGTTCTTCCAGAACCAGCGCTTCTGCGTGCGGCCCAAGGAGGCGGCATCGGGAATCGCTCTACCCGCTGCCAGCGAGCAGGACGAGGTGGGCATGACGGACTTCAAAGAAGGCGAGCTGCTCAAAGAGCTGGACGAGAGCACTCAGACTACTAGCATCTTCACCATCAAGATCGAGGAGCACGCGGGCGCTGAGGGACAGTGTCAAGCCGAGCAGGAAGTGAAAGAATAA